Genomic window (Vanessa tameamea isolate UH-Manoa-2023 chromosome 3, ilVanTame1 primary haplotype, whole genome shotgun sequence):
agttgcagtttacaatgaaattaaatcaaagtaaATCCTCTCATAGGTTAcgaattttctaaaaaaagtattttgaataaacgcgaagtttcgcgggagacccactagtaatACCTAACGACgacaacttattaatattagtaatctTTATGGACAAAACTCGCACTTCTTTGAGAAacccatttattattaataactttttaatgcgATTTACGATCATTGACAATTTAATAGAAGTACTGCCTCTGACCTAGAAATCCGGAATCCCATTAAGATCTATGACACAAGATTAACAACGAGCACACTTAATACATAATACACACAATATAAactcaattaaaattgtaatcaaaatatttcgattGAGATGTtgcctggaaataaaaacatgcacACATCAAATTACTAAACTCATCTACACCAAAAGCGTCAAAGGGGATTTAAaagaatgataaataaacaaatatttttatattttctaattctTATAGcatggttggcggacgagcaaatggatcATCTGATGGTAACGTTGACCACTGCCAATGGCTCCGAAAATTAGCAaagtaattttaaccattcgTCGCAATAGATCGCCAATccgtcaaccttgggaactaagattttatgtcccttgtgcatgtagttacactggcccactcaccgCTCAAACCTTAACACAGCAGTACTATTTCgatttggcggaagaatatataACCTGCCCAGACTTGCAGGAAGCCTTACCACCgactaaattatttctatttctagtaataattattattatatataataaaacgttattaaaCACACACTGTACTGTACGCTAAACTATCTTATCGGTCCAGAAATACTcttcgtaatttaaattgatcaaCAAAGGCATACATGATTCATAACCACAACCGCACCCGGTTAAGTCCCACCGTGCGTCCGACTTCATATAAAACGGCTCGGGacattttcaatttagtttttatttaatattcgagGGACGTGTGAAATTCTAACAATGTTTCACTTGGAAGGGATTATGTTTATGCTTGTGCTCTGTGTAGTGAACGCGTCGGTTACTGTTAATATATATGATGACGGTAAGTTTCTTCTTTACATAATACGCATTTACTTTAGACAGGAGCAGATTTGATACATTGGCTGACTAGGTCTATGGCAGATGCCACCTACTCACTAtaaaaaacgacaaaaaaaacaatttgaagaATTGTATTTCTTTTCGTCGATTTTTGCTTTGATCATGTTGAAATATATTCCAGACTTTGAACAAACGAttcttataaatcaataaaatgaaatataatccgAATTGTTCCAAAAGTTTATCTAAATCGTTTGAACTTATAATATGGCCtattagaaatacatttttgtctTTCAGATTTGCTAGAAGACAGTGaagtaaatcaaaatacatatCGTTGCAACAATCGGGAGTGCGATCAATTCTGTCATAGAATGGGTTTCACGGGCAGTGTTTGTGCCGGGAATCGTTGCCAGTGTGACAAGTTCCTTCAAGCTGGAGGTAACATTAAGTTTAAGTAGAAAAGCTATCTTTAGACGTATACACTATGAACCTTTGATGgtgatcgctgttttagcgatgaggccgcctgttgcattcatgcaacttttgtaaatgttattCCTTaggtataatgtattattaagtattgatgctataaagtataaataaataaaataacctttgTTGGTGTTTATCTAACAACTACAAAGTgctaatctatatattttaagcaagTATGTTAATTTTCACAGAAACCACACTAGATcggtaaattaaacatatttatgctAAATTGCaggatttatattaatacacaacAAGTGGATTTATTGACCCTTTGGCGTGGACAGAGTCTGATATTGACAAATctgtgatattaaataaatagaagcgGAGAAAAGGTTCCGTAAATATGCCTTTACTGGGTAAAAATCTTCtgctgaaaatattttgaatcttTTTCAACCACGAAGCTCCACTACGGGTTGATGGATTTAATTAGCgagattttttaagtttatgatTGAAGGTAGACGTGGTCCACCTGCTGGcaaatcaatgtatttttttttaaattcaatatagaagtattaaaATTACTCATTGATTGGCAAAAACATATACCACCGCTTCGGAAAAAATACCTTATACCTGAGAAGAACCAATGAAAGAAATTCAACAggacttttttatatatgaaatagtcCGGTAGGCGGAAAATGAGCCACCTGGTGATTGATGGTTTCCATCACCTTACTTGACACTGGCCAAtcatggaaactaagatgttttgggatataacatcttgtgcctataattacactggcgcactcacccttaaaaccagaacacaataatacctactaagaattgctgtttgcctgtagaataacttataaattaatccCCTACCTAACCACATGAGTTTATCTAAAGCCATATCGTATGGCGGTTTTCCTTGACAACTGAGCGTTAATCtatgtaataataactatactacGAGTAGTACTAAGTATTTTATTCACTACGCTAGTAACCATCCTAATGTCCTTAACTCTCTTGCCGTAATTATCAAGTTATAACTCATATTGTTATCATAATTACTCCAAGTGTTCTCCAAGTCAAAGATGCAATTGTTAATCTAGTTAATTTCCATCTGCCAACCATATAACATAAATCGTAATTTCTAGAATTAAAAAGAgccaaattacatcaaaatgtACTCGGTTGCAACAACAGAGCCTGTAACCAACTCTGTCGTAGATTGGGTTTCACGGGTGGTGTATGCGTCGGTGACCGTTGCAAGTGTGACAATTTCCTACCACCTAAaggtaatattacatttatataatatatattttacgataataTCATCTGACAGCAAACATATAAAACCGTAGAAAGTTTACGTGCTGGATACACGCTTTTACACGTTTTCCAATGAATGAGTAACATCAAACACTGCCAAGTTCCTAACTTTCAGTTGTaactaaaaaaatcttgatagaaaaacttaataagCTTTTATTTGTCTCAGTCCGGGATTTGAACCAAGTCATCGGATATTTAATCaacatttttatcaatgaaataattataaagcctCTTAAAACATTATCTCATCTTACAGAATTAGAAGaaagtaaaatacataaaaatttacttgGCTGCAACTATAGAGCCTGTGACCAACTCTGTCGTAGATTGGGTTTCACAGGTGGTGTATGCGTCGGTGACCGTTGCAAGTGTGATAATTTCCTACCACCTAAAggtaatattaaatctatattatatatattttacgattataTCATCGGACGGCAAACATACAACACCGTAGACAGTTTACGTGCCGGATACACGCTTTTACATGTTTTCCAATGCATGAGAAACAACAAACACTCCTAACTTTGAGTTGTAACTAAAGATATCTTGATAGAAAAACTCCATGACTTTTTATTCGTCTCAATCCGGAACCTAGTCATCAGGATCTGCaacttcattacatagtataaaacaaagtcgcttaccgctatctgtccctgtgtatgctttgatctttaaaattacacaacgaattttgatgcggtttttttaatagatagatttattcaattggatggtttatatgtataatacatgcacaatatagtagagaaatactgatCGTTTAGAGgattctaaagtgatgtcgtaaataaacaaattttttgcGCTAACATTGCAAACGCTTTCTGAACTCTATGAGATACATCAAACCTATGTACTACGGTATTGTACTCCTTAAAAAAGTCTTCTAAAAAGTtcgtgatggtatatgtctacctctaagatcaatatggccttttacagcattttatttaaatgaacatcttcgaagatattacagatttcaaatgcagggacatagcggcttgtattgtctaatgacaaaaaagttgtgaacgttgtaaaacattctatagtatatttagtatcagcattgcacccgtgcgaagccggggcaggtcgCTAGTAATGAATAAGCCACAAAAGCAAAAAggctataattaaatttatgaaatttctgTCTGCTAACCACATAATATAACCttgatatatacattatatgatCGTTTTTCATGAAATCATTATAAAAGCTCTTGAAATATTGTTTCATCTTACAGAATTAGAagaaagcaaaataaataaaaatatacttgacTGCAACAATAGAGCCTGTGAACAACTCTGTCATAGATTGGGTTTCACGGGTGGTGTATGCGTCGGTGACCGTTGCAAGTGCGATAATTTCCTAACAACTAAAAGTATATTCAATCtatattatacagggttattggtaattcgacgtattcccgttaggaggtgataggggtgattatttgcgatatatttaacccccatatgcgtgatacaaaagtgaaccatttttgagttatcacgttttttagattttttcaaagtaagtcaaaaatgtatttaaaaaagtatcaattaaaatctattttttcttcggatttataaaaacgaataaacactggttaatTGTCAATaacacaaaacaataattatcgccccaaatttaaaaatgcgagacggaaaaaatattatttcaatttttttttccacaaaaatgccttaaaaacaaaaaaaaatcgtcatgaaattgtcctgcagattattttaaaaacataaccgttttatcagctctccaaaaatgtataacaactaggaacttatttcaaaacaaccgaaataaaattaccataaaAGACGTAGGTAGAAATTCGATCCGATCCGATCTTCAACCTAATAAACAAGCCACTAAACCAAAtggacaatatttaaatttataaaatttaaatctgctaatcaacatttttatcaatgaaataattataaagcctcttaaaatattatctcatCTTACAGAATTAGAAGAAagcaaattacaaaaaaatttactttcCTGCGACAATAGGGCCTGTGACCAACTCTGTCGTATAATGGGATTCGGGAGTGGTGGATGCGTCGATGACCGTTGCAAGTGCTACAATTACCGACCAGCTAAaggtaataataaatctataatatatatctcaCGATCACATCATCAGACAACAATCATACAAGACTGTAGAGAGTTCACTTACCAGATAAACACTTTTTCGTGCTTTCCAAGGCATTACAAACGTTAAATCTACTAAGTTCCTGACTTTAGGTTGTAACTAAAGAAATCTAGACATAAAAACTCAGTGACTTTTTATTTGTCTCAATCCGGGATTTGAACCTAGTCATCTGGATCTGCAACCGAATAAACAAGCCACAAAACGAAACAGGCaacatttcaatttatgaaatttcTATCTGCTAACCATACAATATAACCTAGATATAcacataaatcatatttttatcaattaaataattataaaacgtcaACATGTCTGGAATATTATCTCATCTTACAGAACTAGAAGAGaggaaattacataaaaatttacaaggCTGCAGCAATGGAACCTGTGATCAACTCTGTCGTAGAATGGGTTTCACGGATGGTGAATGCGTTGATAACCATTGCAAGTGTTACAATTACCTAACACCTaaaggtaatattatattacggcTCTCaagtttgataaaataaaattttaacattaagcaTAAGTGTAACTAGACGACATTTATTGGTAAAGCCACAATACTTCAACcctttcataattaataaatttcgacTGATCAGTAGTTATGGTCTTTAGCattgttttgttataagttaacaccttttaaataataacttaacttggtggcagggctttgtgcaagtccgtctaggtaggtaccacccactcatcagatattgtaccgccaaacagcagtactctgtattgttgtgttccggtttgaagggtgtgtgagccagtgtaactacaggcacaggggatgtatcatcttagttgccaaggatCGTGACGCATAGGCGATgtaggaatggttcatatttcttacagcgctaatatctatgggcgacggtgaccacttaccattagatgacccatttgcccgtccaacTACGTACATTATaactaaatagaaaaaatggGTTTTACACTTATGCTTTAGAAGTGGTCTTCCAGGcttattaaaatgatacaagGGCTGAGATTTTCAAAAcccaatataatttgtaaattaaataatgcttCAATACTAGTTCACGTTCATGCCTTTATTACAGACATTGATGCAGATCCCAAAGATCTCGGCTGTGACTATAATGAGTGCGATCAACGCTGTCGTCGCATGGGTTATCCTAGCGGTGGATGTGTTAACGGTCTCTGCAAGTGTGACCGATATCGCGACGAAGGTAAGATACccgtttgatattttttagataaaaatatcgtataaaaattaagtcataacaaaagtctaatttatatatttttattttttttcggtGTTAAGAAAAATGGTcttaacgtattatttttttatttaaatcatggATGgattaagaaaacaatttatttaatcttttattcatatttcCATATACTCTATTTCAGATAATGAAATACCTTCTGTTGACGAAGCTGTAATGGAGATAAGCGATAGTTATGCCGATAATAAAGACGTTGATATTTGCAACACGGACGTATGTGATGTAGCCTGTAGGAGCCTAGGGTATCCTGGAGGAAATTGCTCCAATGgaaaatgtcaatgtcaagaACAAGGTAcagtatattgtatttaaaggtTTAATAGGTACGTCCACGTACCTTTGTTActgaattttacatataaatacaatagaTATAAAGGAACGCTTGTTGTGCaaaagattattatacaattagttaGTAGGTTCGTAGTCATATGTTTACTTGGTActagggctttgtacaaaccGTTCTGGGTAGATAGCACCTTCTCATCGTATATTTAActccaaatagcaatacttagtattgtcgtaTCTTGATGAAGAGTAAgggagccagtgtgactacatgGGATAGGAAATCTTAGTTTTATGGGTTGGTTGCGATGAAacgaatggataatatttcttacagagcaaATTCATGTGAACTTACCttacacttaccatcaggtgatccatcTGGCCGTCCaactattttgtaaaaacaacgtatatgatatattttgacGTTTTGAAGATTTGAATATTTGACAAAAATTCCCATTGATCTTGTGAGTTTATTTCGCCGATACTTGTCAAGTCTATCCTTAGAGTctttattttaactatcaataacTTAAGGTAAAACTTctctattcatttataaatttgcgTACtgttattcttttgtaataaacacaaacaaatttGTTTTCTGTGGGTAACATTTCATTAAGAACTCCAGTTCTGAGCAAATTGCCGAAtgctaataataacaaatatttaaaactaaaaaatattaattttattattaaaatatacaatacaattaaatacgtAATAGAACAATCGCTTTGaagtatctatttataattgagTCAAAATACAACCAAGCACTTGTGTTACTTCATAGAAACATAACGTTGAACGAACTTGTCGTTACCAAGATTTCCGTTGAAATGAGATtatatgtaatgtgtttatgaATGCATCAACACAATTGCGATTATCAGAGATATTAAACCATATTATTTTCCAAAGTTAATTAAGTACCTTTCCCTTATTATTATgccaacataataatatatatacaaatatgaattaaaaatagttactgtataaatcttgaccgcgtggaatggtggcaagaatgagGCAAACACAGGTTTTTCACCTGTGCTTCAAGGTAGGTAGCCGGTTTTTGAGCTTACCACTATTTGAGCTcaccaccacgctgcaccaatgccGGCTGGTGAAGAatcatgtggcagattttcattcgaagcattcaggtttcctcacgatcgagcacaagatgaatgaGTGTTAGAAACCGCAATAATTGGTTAAGATTCTAACAAAGAGAACACCAGACCAGAGTCGACATAATCACATTCAAAATgttcttactttaaaaatatttaaaaactctgCCTATTAAACGTTAATTTTCAATATACGTTTTAGATCAAGAGGAGAAATCGCCAAGATCACTGCTATATTGTGATATCGTGGCTTGTAACGACATGTGTCACCGTATGCACTACATCGGAGGAATGTGTAAATTTGGATCATGTCAatgctattaaaatttattgttaattcatctacttatttaaaataaaaatattaaaaaatgatatccTAAATTtcgtgttgtttatttttatattatttcaatacgaTATCAAAATAATCGTTATACAGTTATGTTTAAGTATCGTTTAttgctatattataattttagacttCGAAAAACATTCAAAACACCAGTAGCAAATAAAATGACGCAATAGCGGTATTACACCGATAGAATCTAATAGATTCAGGGTATTGTTATCACTTTCCGGGGCCACAATACAATCGATAGACTCTTTATACCGCATAACTTATTGTTATGCACAAACGGTTTTGCTATTTTAACCGCTTTACTCTGACCAATCTGAAAATTCTTCAGCAAACATGGGCTGATATTAACTtcgctatttataatatttgatttaatttgatttaaaaactataCAAGATATCTATCACAAAgattagttttaatttgttaattatcaacgaatatttataaagagaGGTAATTCGAGATGCTTACGTCATCAAGCTTATCGAAATATCTTCAAAATTCATAGCCAATCTTTAAAACCGTTTACTATatctatataacattttttggaTAAACTTCCGTTTAACCATACTTTGGATTGATCAGTGTTTtcgtatagatttatttatttatactcgtATGGATTTTGACACACTGACACCGAATATGGCATTTAACTTACCCGTAAGTTCTATTTACAATGTCAAAtcgaaaaaataaacgtttttttcaatattttttcgtttcttgcgataaatattgctgttagagaaaaaaaattcttacaaaattGTAGATAATAAAGGGAATTTCATTCTTAATTCAATACGTTTTTCGCATAGACCCAATAGTTCCAAAAATGTGTATATTTCACCAAACTCCATTAGTTCGATAGTATGAATCCATTGGCATTCGAGGGGAGAAGAGGATGCGGAAGAAATCATGATCTCGTATCTCGAGATATTATAGGAAGGTGCAGGGTAGACATGACTTTGTGGAGTCAGGGTTGGCCAATTTGGTTTTATGACATTACTTGAGCATCATCTATTCTAAAATTgtcttaaactaaaaaaatctatCGGCTCAAGGCCAACAAATTTTGTAGGAAACATTTCCTCTAAGatctgtacatattttatatgtccGTGCTTTCGgtgttttatttctatttattatgcttagattattaataaatctcgATAGATTGTCGTACTACaatagaactaaaacaaacgagccaactttattatcttggtgtgcgttaCAACTAGGAATGACACACGttaaacgtcatactactttaccagtgtgcgtgtacttagtggccagcTACTTTCGACGCGTTCACAGCTTTGATAATCTATCCggacttataaataaacaaagttattattattaagattgacAGTTTTATGtgtcttttgtattatatatagtatagcttctttatgcatatatataattacatggCTAAGACCGTGGAGCGACAAAaatttcatagtttttttttgtaattcctTTTATCGTTAAACcgataaatataacttattttaaatatacatgacATATTGCAATATgactttatgttttttttagttaactTCTGTGACCCAATCTCCTGCAGCTTACAATGTCAAGATTACGTCGGCGGCATTTGTGTAGACGACCAATGTTACTGTATTTAAcgattttacattaaatatgtattctttcatataaataattaaataagtagtaCTTAGAATCACAATTAGGAAATTAtcgataatattaatagaagtactgtatttaaaatgtaagttttgtttatgacatattaataaagttgatttcaaaacattattatggttttattttaacttattatctTTGACAATATTACTCGAATCTGTGGACATTTtcgtacatattataatttcgttGATTAAACGACATAACGAACAATACTAGCAAGGTGACAATACAAGGTCAAGTTTTCGGACCGCAATTAATCACGAGTGGCTTGCAGACATGTGATGTTGTTTTTAGCATCAAAACCGATAAGACTGAAGATACTACGTATACTGCACTATACAAGCGTAAATGTCTCGCACCGCCACACTTCAAACCGGCTGTTTAGATTACTCATACTTTTTAATTGACTATTTACTCAAGGAAAATTCTGTAAACATCATGAAATTCAAGTTACATTTAATTGcgaataagttattattatttataaaataagactcATTACTTTTTTTAGTTCATAAACTCATTATACATTGGCATAaatagacataatatatatttcttgataATCACTAAAAtcttgtgaaataaataaatgaag
Coding sequences:
- the LOC113397392 gene encoding tenascin-like isoform X3, whose product is MFHLEGIMFMLVLCVVNASVTVNIYDDDLLEDSEVNQNTYRCNNRECDQFCHRMGFTGSVCAGNRCQCDKFLQAGELKRAKLHQNVLGCNNRACNQLCRRLGFTGGVCVGDRCKCDNFLPPKELEESKIHKNLLGCNYRACDQLCRRLGFTGGVCVGDRCKCDNFLPPKELEESKLQKNLLSCDNRACDQLCRIMGFGSGGCVDDRCKCYNYRPAKELEERKLHKNLQGCSNGTCDQLCRRMGFTDGECVDNHCKCYNYLTPKDIDADPKDLGCDYNECDQRCRRMGYPSGGCVNGLCKCDRYRDEDNEIPSVDEAVMEISDSYADNKDVDICNTDVCDVACRSLGYPGGNCSNGKCQCQEQDQEEKSPRSLLYCDIVACNDMCHRMHYIGGMCKFGSCQCY
- the LOC113397392 gene encoding tenascin-like isoform X4, giving the protein MFHLEGIMFMLVLCVVNASVTVNIYDDDLLEDSEVNQNTYRCNNRECDQFCHRMGFTGSVCAGNRCQCDKFLQAGELKRAKLHQNVLGCNNRACNQLCRRLGFTGGVCVGDRCKCDNFLPPKELEESKIHKNLLGCNYRACDQLCRRLGFTGGVCVGDRCKCDNFLPPKELEESKINKNILDCNNRACEQLCHRLGFTGGVCVGDRCKCDNFLTTKKLEESKLQKNLLSCDNRACDQLCRIMGFGSGGCVDDRCKCYNYRPAKDIDADPKDLGCDYNECDQRCRRMGYPSGGCVNGLCKCDRYRDEDNEIPSVDEAVMEISDSYADNKDVDICNTDVCDVACRSLGYPGGNCSNGKCQCQEQDQEEKSPRSLLYCDIVACNDMCHRMHYIGGMCKFGSCQCY
- the LOC113397392 gene encoding tenascin-like isoform X6; amino-acid sequence: MFHLEGIMFMLVLCVVNASVTVNIYDDDLLEDSEVNQNTYRCNNRECDQFCHRMGFTGSVCAGNRCQCDKFLQAGELKRAKLHQNVLGCNNRACNQLCRRLGFTGGVCVGDRCKCDNFLPPKELEESKINKNILDCNNRACEQLCHRLGFTGGVCVGDRCKCDNFLTTKKLEESKLQKNLLSCDNRACDQLCRIMGFGSGGCVDDRCKCYNYRPAKELEERKLHKNLQGCSNGTCDQLCRRMGFTDGECVDNHCKCYNYLTPKDIDADPKDLGCDYNECDQRCRRMGYPSGGCVNGLCKCDRYRDEDNEIPSVDEAVMEISDSYADNKDVDICNTDVCDVACRSLGYPGGNCSNGKCQCQEQDQEEKSPRSLLYCDIVACNDMCHRMHYIGGMCKFGSCQCY
- the LOC113397392 gene encoding tenascin-like isoform X8, with the translated sequence MPLLELKRAKLHQNVLGCNNRACNQLCRRLGFTGGVCVGDRCKCDNFLPPKELEESKIHKNLLGCNYRACDQLCRRLGFTGGVCVGDRCKCDNFLPPKELEESKINKNILDCNNRACEQLCHRLGFTGGVCVGDRCKCDNFLTTKKLEESKLQKNLLSCDNRACDQLCRIMGFGSGGCVDDRCKCYNYRPAKELEERKLHKNLQGCSNGTCDQLCRRMGFTDGECVDNHCKCYNYLTPKDIDADPKDLGCDYNECDQRCRRMGYPSGGCVNGLCKCDRYRDEDNEIPSVDEAVMEISDSYADNKDVDICNTDVCDVACRSLGYPGGNCSNGKCQCQEQDQEEKSPRSLLYCDIVACNDMCHRMHYIGGMCKFGSCQCY
- the LOC113397392 gene encoding tenascin-like isoform X1, with product MFHLEGIMFMLVLCVVNASVTVNIYDDDLLEDSEVNQNTYRCNNRECDQFCHRMGFTGSVCAGNRCQCDKFLQAGELKRAKLHQNVLGCNNRACNQLCRRLGFTGGVCVGDRCKCDNFLPPKELEESKIHKNLLGCNYRACDQLCRRLGFTGGVCVGDRCKCDNFLPPKELEESKINKNILDCNNRACEQLCHRLGFTGGVCVGDRCKCDNFLTTKKLEESKLQKNLLSCDNRACDQLCRIMGFGSGGCVDDRCKCYNYRPAKELEERKLHKNLQGCSNGTCDQLCRRMGFTDGECVDNHCKCYNYLTPKDIDADPKDLGCDYNECDQRCRRMGYPSGGCVNGLCKCDRYRDEDNEIPSVDEAVMEISDSYADNKDVDICNTDVCDVACRSLGYPGGNCSNGKCQCQEQDQEEKSPRSLLYCDIVACNDMCHRMHYIGGMCKFGSCQCY
- the LOC113397392 gene encoding tenascin-like isoform X7, whose translation is MFHLEGIMFMLVLCVVNASVTVNIYDDELKRAKLHQNVLGCNNRACNQLCRRLGFTGGVCVGDRCKCDNFLPPKELEESKIHKNLLGCNYRACDQLCRRLGFTGGVCVGDRCKCDNFLPPKELEESKINKNILDCNNRACEQLCHRLGFTGGVCVGDRCKCDNFLTTKKLEESKLQKNLLSCDNRACDQLCRIMGFGSGGCVDDRCKCYNYRPAKELEERKLHKNLQGCSNGTCDQLCRRMGFTDGECVDNHCKCYNYLTPKDIDADPKDLGCDYNECDQRCRRMGYPSGGCVNGLCKCDRYRDEDNEIPSVDEAVMEISDSYADNKDVDICNTDVCDVACRSLGYPGGNCSNGKCQCQEQDQEEKSPRSLLYCDIVACNDMCHRMHYIGGMCKFGSCQCY
- the LOC113397392 gene encoding tenascin-like isoform X2: MFHLEGIMFMLVLCVVNASVTVNIYDDDLLEDSEVNQNTYRCNNRECDQFCHRMGFTGSVCAGNRCQCDKFLQAGELKRAKLHQNVLGCNNRACNQLCRRLGFTGGVCVGDRCKCDNFLPPKELEESKIHKNLLGCNYRACDQLCRRLGFTGGVCVGDRCKCDNFLPPKELEESKINKNILDCNNRACEQLCHRLGFTGGVCVGDRCKCDNFLTTKKLEESKLQKNLLSCDNRACDQLCRIMGFGSGGCVDDRCKCYNYRPAKELEERKLHKNLQGCSNGTCDQLCRRMGFTDGECVDNHCKCYNYLTPKDIDADPKDLGCDYNECDQRCRRMGYPSGGCVNGLCKCDRYRDEDNEIPSVDEAVMEISDSYADNKDVDICNTDVCDVACRSLGYPGGNCSNGKCQCQEQVNFCDPISCSLQCQDYVGGICVDDQCYCI
- the LOC113397392 gene encoding tenascin-like isoform X5; this encodes MFHLEGIMFMLVLCVVNASVTVNIYDDDLLEDSEVNQNTYRCNNRECDQFCHRMGFTGSVCAGNRCQCDKFLQAGELKRAKLHQNVLGCNNRACNQLCRRLGFTGGVCVGDRCKCDNFLPPKELEESKIHKNLLGCNYRACDQLCRRLGFTGGVCVGDRCKCDNFLPPKELEESKINKNILDCNNRACEQLCHRLGFTGGVCVGDRCKCDNFLTTKKLEERKLHKNLQGCSNGTCDQLCRRMGFTDGECVDNHCKCYNYLTPKDIDADPKDLGCDYNECDQRCRRMGYPSGGCVNGLCKCDRYRDEDNEIPSVDEAVMEISDSYADNKDVDICNTDVCDVACRSLGYPGGNCSNGKCQCQEQDQEEKSPRSLLYCDIVACNDMCHRMHYIGGMCKFGSCQCY